In Entelurus aequoreus isolate RoL-2023_Sb linkage group LG13, RoL_Eaeq_v1.1, whole genome shotgun sequence, a genomic segment contains:
- the LOC133663821 gene encoding trace amine-associated receptor 13c-like, with product MEIEDKSKLCFPQLINISCLKPTSHWSEGVLLSVLLSIICIFTAILNLLVIISISHFRQLHTPTNFLLLSLAVSDFLVGLLVMPGEIVRQTSCWTLGDVMCLLYNYLSYFMTSASVGNMVLISVDRYVAICDPLHYNTKVTVKRVQLCVCFCWFFALLYNSIILKDQLAHSGKYQSCYGECAVIIDFNEGIIDVVVTFILPLSIIVTLYMRVFVVALSQARAMRTHVTSVKPQHKVAVRAKKSELKAARTLGVLVLVFLTCFCPFYIVTLTGVSVTAYLMLVINVFYFNSFLNPLIYALFYSWFRRATRHIITLHILQPGSRGDNIL from the exons ATGGAGATCGAGGACAAATCAAAGCTCTGCTTTCCTCAGCTCATCAACATATCCTGCCTGAAGCCCACATCTCATTGGTCTGAAGGTGTTCTTTTGAGCGTTCTGTTGTCCATCATCTGCATCTTCACAGCGATTCTCAACCTGCTGGTCATCATCTCAATCTCCCATTTCAG GCAGCTCCACACTCCCACCAACTTCCTTCTCCTCTCTCTGGCTGTCTCTGACTTTCTGGTGGGCCTTCTGGTGATGCCTGGAGAAATAGTGCGACAAACATCCTGTTGGACTCTTGGTGATGTCATGTGCTTGTTGTATAACTATTTGTCCTACTTCATGACGTCTGCCTCAGTAGGAAACATGGTACTGATATCAGTGGACCGTTATGTTGCTATTTGTGATCCTCTGCATTATAACACCAAAGTCACTGTAAAAAGAGTTCAACTTTGTGTTTGCTTTTGTTGGTTCTTTGCTCTCCTCTACAACAGCATCATTTTAAAGGATCAGCTGGCTCATTCTGGAAAGTATCAGTCCTGCTATGGAGAGTGTGCCGTTATTATTGACTTCAATGAAGGAATTATTGATGTCGTCGTGACCTTCATCCTTCCTCTCAGCATCATCGTCACTCTGTACATGAGAGTATTTGTGGTTGCTTTGTCTCAGGCCCGAGCCATGCGCACTCATGTTACATCAGTCAAACCACAACATAAAGTCGCTGTAAGAGCAAAGAAGTCAGAATTGAAGGCAGCCAGGACTCTTGGTGTCCTTGTCCTTGTCTTCCTCACGTGTTTCTGTCCATTTTACATTGTTACTCTTACAGGTGTCTCTGTTACTGCATATCTAATGCTTGTGATTAATGTGTTCTATTTCAACTCCTTTTTAAACCCTTTGATATATGCCCTGTTTTATTCTTGGTTCAGAAGAGCCACAAGACACATCATCACCCTGCACATACTGCAGCCTGGCTCCCGGGGGGACAACATTCTGTAA